A genomic window from Ruminiclostridium cellulolyticum H10 includes:
- the dtd gene encoding D-aminoacyl-tRNA deacylase, whose product MRAVVQRVKKSTVTVNDKVAGSIGQGLMVLLGVGREDDDRDIEYLSDKIMNLRIFEDENGKMNKSLLDIGGQLLVVSQFTLFGDCRKGRRPGFDKAGKPEIAKELYERFVNKCREAGVLTETGIFQADMLVDISNDGPVTLLLDSKKEF is encoded by the coding sequence ATGAGAGCAGTTGTTCAAAGAGTAAAAAAATCAACTGTTACTGTAAATGATAAGGTTGCAGGCAGTATCGGCCAGGGACTAATGGTTCTTCTTGGAGTAGGGCGAGAGGATGACGACCGGGATATAGAATATCTTTCTGATAAAATAATGAACTTGCGTATATTTGAGGATGAAAACGGCAAGATGAATAAGTCACTGCTGGATATAGGCGGACAGTTACTGGTTGTTTCACAGTTTACACTTTTTGGAGATTGCAGGAAAGGAAGAAGGCCCGGTTTTGACAAAGCCGGTAAGCCGGAGATTGCTAAAGAACTGTATGAACGTTTTGTAAACAAGTGCAGAGAAGCGGGTGTGCTTACTGAAACAGGAATTTTTCAGGCGGATATGCTTGTTGATATAAGTAATGATGGTCCTGTTACACTTTTACTGGACAGTAAAAAGGAATTTTAG
- the aspS gene encoding aspartate--tRNA ligase: MGESIHGLERSHKCTELSSSNIGEKVTVMGWVQKQRNLGSLVFIDLRDRTGIVQLVFTDKDGEMFDKAKTIRSEYVIATVGTVAARSAEAVNKKMATGEIEIIASELRILSSSETPPMYIEENSDVNEQTRLKYRFLDLRRPDMQRNLILRHRVAKVARDYYDQNGFLEIETPILIKSTPEGARDYLVPSRVHPGKFFALPQSPQLYKQLLMVSGYDRYFQIAKCFRDEDLRADRQPEFTQIDIEMSFVNVDDVLEVNEGFVKKAFKEALGVDVETPFTRMPYAEAMERFGSDKPDIRFGMELVNMSDLVANCGFKVFTDAVAMGGSVRAINAKGCAKFSRKEIDALVDLVKTYKAKGMAWISISQENEIKSSFAKFMSEDEMKAILNRAQAEAGDLICFVADKNNVVFDALGQLRLEIARKLDILNPDEFKFLWVTEFPLFEYDEEDQRWAAKHHPFTSPMDEDLQYLDTDPGRVRAKAYDMVLNGVELGGGSIRIHIQELQAKMFKMLGFTEEDANRKFGFLLEAFKYGTPPHGGMAFGLDRLVMLMAKRNSIRDVIAFPKVQNASCPMSNAPDVVDETQIEELHISIAKE; this comes from the coding sequence ATGGGAGAATCGATACACGGGTTAGAAAGAAGCCACAAATGTACAGAGCTGAGCAGTTCAAATATAGGTGAGAAAGTAACTGTTATGGGCTGGGTTCAAAAGCAAAGAAATTTAGGAAGTCTGGTTTTTATTGATTTAAGAGACAGAACAGGAATCGTACAGCTTGTTTTTACTGATAAAGACGGAGAAATGTTTGATAAGGCAAAGACCATAAGAAGCGAGTATGTAATAGCAACTGTGGGAACAGTTGCGGCTCGTTCGGCCGAGGCAGTAAACAAAAAGATGGCAACAGGAGAAATAGAGATTATTGCCAGTGAATTAAGAATACTTAGCAGTTCTGAAACACCGCCTATGTATATAGAGGAGAATTCAGATGTTAACGAACAAACACGTCTTAAATACAGATTCCTGGATTTAAGAAGACCTGATATGCAAAGAAATCTCATACTCAGACACAGAGTTGCAAAAGTAGCAAGAGACTATTACGACCAAAACGGATTTTTGGAAATAGAAACTCCTATTTTGATAAAGAGTACACCGGAGGGGGCAAGAGATTATCTTGTTCCAAGCAGAGTTCATCCGGGAAAGTTTTTTGCACTGCCTCAATCTCCTCAGCTGTATAAACAGCTTCTGATGGTGTCAGGATATGACAGATATTTCCAGATTGCAAAATGCTTTAGAGATGAAGACCTGAGAGCTGATAGGCAGCCTGAATTTACCCAGATAGATATTGAAATGTCATTTGTAAATGTTGATGATGTTCTTGAGGTTAATGAAGGCTTTGTAAAGAAAGCTTTTAAAGAAGCTTTAGGAGTAGATGTTGAAACTCCGTTTACCAGAATGCCTTACGCTGAAGCTATGGAAAGATTCGGTTCCGATAAGCCGGATATCCGTTTCGGTATGGAACTGGTAAACATGTCTGACCTGGTTGCAAATTGCGGTTTCAAGGTGTTTACCGATGCAGTTGCCATGGGTGGCAGTGTAAGAGCAATAAATGCGAAGGGCTGTGCAAAATTCAGTAGAAAAGAAATAGATGCTCTTGTAGATTTAGTTAAGACCTACAAGGCAAAGGGGATGGCGTGGATTTCTATTAGTCAGGAAAACGAGATAAAATCGTCATTTGCCAAATTTATGTCAGAGGATGAAATGAAAGCTATTCTGAACAGGGCTCAGGCTGAGGCAGGAGATTTGATATGTTTTGTAGCTGATAAAAACAATGTGGTTTTTGATGCACTTGGCCAATTAAGACTTGAAATTGCAAGAAAGCTTGATATATTAAATCCGGATGAATTCAAGTTCCTGTGGGTTACTGAATTCCCGCTTTTTGAGTATGATGAGGAAGACCAGAGATGGGCTGCAAAACATCATCCCTTCACCAGCCCTATGGATGAGGATCTCCAATACTTGGATACAGATCCGGGAAGAGTCCGTGCAAAGGCCTATGACATGGTATTAAACGGTGTTGAGCTTGGGGGAGGAAGTATCAGAATTCATATACAGGAATTGCAGGCTAAAATGTTTAAAATGCTTGGTTTTACTGAAGAGGATGCAAACAGAAAATTCGGCTTCCTTCTTGAGGCATTTAAATACGGAACACCGCCTCACGGCGGAATGGCATTTGGCCTTGACAGGCTTGTAATGCTTATGGCCAAGAGAAACAGTATCAGAGATGTAATTGCCTTTCCTAAGGTTCAGAATGCATCATGTCCTATGTCAAATGCACCGGACGTTGTTGATGAAACGCAGATTGAAGAATTGCATATAAGTATAGCTAAAGAATAA
- a CDS encoding MBL fold metallo-hydrolase, which yields MFVKPINGGLYDSISYMVGSGKEAILIDAGVPADKVMAAEKELNTSIKKIILSHGHIDHLLYVDDIAQKTNAMVYIHIDDEQSMTDARFNISAYTGKASTFKSKYEILREGNSIKVGELDFKIIHTPGHTCGSICIQVENLLFSGDTLFKFGYGRVDLPNGNFSDIYNSIVEKLFILPGETIVYPGHGESTTITDEIRSNPIKNAVQW from the coding sequence ATGTTTGTAAAACCAATAAACGGAGGCTTGTACGACTCTATTTCCTATATGGTGGGAAGCGGAAAGGAAGCTATTCTTATTGATGCAGGAGTTCCCGCTGATAAGGTAATGGCTGCAGAAAAAGAACTTAATACCAGCATTAAAAAAATTATACTCTCGCATGGGCATATTGACCATTTATTGTACGTTGATGATATTGCACAGAAAACTAATGCTATGGTATATATCCATATTGACGATGAGCAGTCAATGACGGATGCAAGGTTTAATATTTCTGCATATACTGGGAAAGCATCAACATTTAAAAGCAAGTATGAAATTCTTAGGGAGGGAAATAGTATAAAAGTCGGAGAACTGGATTTTAAAATAATTCATACTCCGGGGCATACATGCGGCTCTATCTGTATTCAGGTTGAAAACCTGCTTTTCTCCGGTGATACACTGTTTAAGTTCGGATATGGAAGAGTGGATTTACCCAACGGAAATTTCTCTGACATATATAACTCAATTGTCGAGAAACTTTTTATACTGCCGGGTGAAACCATAGTTTATCCTGGTCATGGCGAGAGTACAACTATTACAGACGAAATAAGAAGCAATCCTATAAAAAATGCGGTTCAATGGTAG
- the hisS gene encoding histidine--tRNA ligase, producing the protein MAKEVITPSILPGFMELLPADQIVFNNMLDIIKKTYEKYGFIPIDTPMIEKSEVLLAKSGGETEKQVYRFNKGDNDLSLRFDLTVPLARYVSQHFGDLTFPFKRYHIGKVFRGEKPQKGRFREFYQCDIDIIGNENLSLINDAEILSVIYSTFKALGFDDFTIRINNRKVLNGFFEDLQVPDKTEVLRTIDKLEKIGSKEVLIELKSIGLSEENAQRVLDFVGTKGSCRDIIMHLKEMKVQNEMFNEGINEMELVVDYIDSFKVPSSNYMIDLTIARGLDYYTGTIYETVLNQYPSIGSVCSGGRYDNLAQKYTTKKLPGVGISIGFSRLFYQLREAGILGEMKRATPSKILVIPMNGTMGNALEIATKIRDEGVSAEIYFNEGKIGKKFSYADKLGIPYVIVVGEDEVNSGIYKLKDMATGEQTDLTVEQIIEKLKVQDNI; encoded by the coding sequence ATGGCAAAAGAAGTAATTACGCCTTCAATATTACCGGGTTTTATGGAATTATTGCCGGCTGATCAGATTGTTTTTAACAATATGCTGGATATCATTAAAAAAACATATGAAAAGTACGGTTTTATACCCATTGATACGCCGATGATTGAAAAGTCAGAAGTTTTACTGGCAAAAAGCGGTGGTGAAACAGAAAAGCAGGTTTACAGGTTTAATAAGGGAGATAACGATCTATCCTTGAGGTTTGATCTTACAGTTCCGCTTGCAAGATATGTGTCACAGCATTTTGGTGATTTGACATTTCCATTCAAAAGGTATCATATCGGCAAGGTTTTCAGAGGAGAGAAACCACAGAAGGGTAGGTTCAGAGAGTTTTATCAATGCGATATAGACATTATAGGAAATGAAAATCTAAGTCTAATTAATGATGCTGAAATATTGAGTGTTATTTATTCAACATTTAAAGCCCTTGGGTTTGATGATTTTACTATTAGGATAAATAACAGAAAGGTGTTGAACGGCTTTTTTGAGGACCTCCAGGTACCCGACAAAACTGAAGTTTTAAGAACTATAGATAAGTTGGAAAAAATAGGGAGCAAGGAAGTTCTCATAGAACTGAAATCTATAGGACTTTCTGAGGAAAATGCTCAAAGGGTTTTGGATTTTGTAGGTACAAAAGGCAGTTGCAGGGACATAATAATGCATCTTAAAGAGATGAAGGTTCAGAATGAGATGTTTAATGAAGGTATAAACGAAATGGAATTAGTAGTAGATTACATAGATTCCTTCAAGGTTCCTTCTTCAAACTACATGATAGATCTGACTATTGCGAGGGGGTTGGATTATTATACAGGTACGATTTATGAAACTGTCCTTAACCAATATCCTTCTATCGGCAGTGTATGCTCAGGCGGCAGATATGACAATCTTGCTCAAAAGTATACAACAAAGAAATTGCCGGGGGTAGGTATTTCCATAGGTTTTTCAAGACTGTTCTATCAGCTGAGAGAAGCAGGAATCCTAGGGGAAATGAAAAGAGCCACACCTTCAAAGATACTTGTAATACCGATGAACGGAACAATGGGAAATGCTTTGGAAATAGCAACAAAAATTAGGGATGAAGGTGTTTCTGCTGAAATATACTTTAATGAAGGAAAAATAGGAAAAAAGTTTTCGTATGCTGATAAACTGGGTATACCTTATGTAATAGTTGTTGGTGAAGATGAGGTAAACTCAGGGATATATAAGTTAAAAGACATGGCAACAGGAGAGCAGACTGATCTTACTGTTGAACAGATAATTGAAAAGCTAAAAGTGCAGGACAACATATAA
- a CDS encoding 2-hydroxyacyl-CoA dehydratase, with protein sequence MKKKYHVGLDVGSTTVKMAVLDKYNRIVYSKYQRHYSDIRKSIFELMNELCNFFYQEECTMMITGSGGLLVSQWLGIEFIQEVIAGSEAIQTIIPQTDVAIELGGEDAKITYFRGGLEQRMNGTCAGGTGAFIDQMASLLQTDAAGLNEFAKNSRVIYPIAARCGVFAKTDIQPLLNEGAAKEDIAASVFQAVVTQTISGLACGKPITGNIAFLGGPLYFLSELRKRFEITLDLKPEEVIFPDNSQLFVAVGAAISSKECKTISFKEIKNRLPVLNTATVHEVERLNPLFSSQKELDDFRERHAQQSVSVKPLKDYEGDCFLGIDAGSTTTKAVLINNEGELLYSFYGSNKGSPLSSAVKILQDIYSKLPENVRIVNSTVTGYGEGLIKAGLGVDIGEIETIAHYKAADFFLPGVDFILDIGGQDMKCLKIKDGVIDSIMLNEACSSGCGSFIETFAKSLNFSVEEFAQQALLAEKPVDLGSRCTVFMNSRVKQAQKEGAQVGDISAGLSYSVIKNALHKVIKIRNPKEMGKKIIVQGGTFLNDAVLRSFELISEREAIRPNIAGLMGAFGAALIARERYTGNKSTILTKENIGDFVFETELQRCKLCNNNCLLTINQFNDGSRFVSGNRCERGAGIKSTTQDVPNLYDYKYKRIFGYKQNNKVVNSRGTVGIPRVLNMYENYPFWFTFFDDLKFKVVLSPHSSKKIYELGIETMPSESVCYPAKLVHGHITSLINSKVDFIFYPSLPYEKVEDKEADNYYNCPIVTSYPEVIKNNMDILHTSGVKLFNPFLPYDDKEKLTLRLFQVLGKEFNITKAEVEQAVEKAWAEEEKAREDLRKKGEETLKNLQETGKKGIVLAGRPYHVDPEINHGIPQIITSFGFAVLTEDSVAHLGKTERPLRVVDQWKYHTRLYAAATVVKEHPELEMIQLNSFGCGLDAVTTDQVQEILHSNDEIYTVLKIDEGNNLGAAKIRIRSLVAAIDERDKKTVIHHNKSGSFERKVFTKEMRKTHTILAPQMSPIHFQFVEAAFKKAGYNIVVLHEVDNEAIDDGLKYVNNDACYPSIIVVGQIIHALKSGQYDPDNTSVLITQTGGGCRATNYIGFLKKALLDAGMEQIPVISLNALGLEKQPGFKISLKLLDLAFKGLVYGDLLMRVLFRVRPYEKIPGSANELYKKWADVCIKSIYDNKKGSFKRNIKEIIKDFDELEINDVVKPRVGLVGEILVKFHPDANNNVVDVVEKEGAEAVMPDLIDFFLYCAYGPNFKRKYLSGSLKSQLVNNAAISWIEWYRRHLKKYLRRSKRFDAPHSIYHLANSASEILSLGHQTGEGWFLTAEMIELIKSGAGNIICMQPFACLPNHVTGKGMIKELRRRYPESNIVAVDYDPGASEVNQLNRIKLMMSVAFKNMRGETDLQDSYQTPEQEKKQA encoded by the coding sequence ATGAAGAAAAAATATCATGTGGGGTTAGATGTTGGTTCAACCACAGTAAAAATGGCTGTATTGGATAAATATAACAGGATAGTATACTCAAAATATCAAAGACATTATTCAGATATACGTAAATCTATATTTGAATTGATGAATGAACTGTGTAATTTTTTTTATCAGGAAGAATGTACAATGATGATAACCGGTTCCGGTGGGTTACTGGTTTCCCAATGGTTGGGAATTGAATTTATTCAAGAGGTAATTGCGGGCTCGGAAGCTATTCAAACCATCATTCCTCAAACAGATGTAGCTATTGAATTAGGTGGAGAAGATGCTAAAATCACATATTTCAGAGGAGGACTCGAACAGAGGATGAATGGTACCTGTGCAGGAGGTACGGGTGCCTTCATTGACCAGATGGCCTCCTTGCTGCAGACAGACGCAGCAGGGCTTAATGAATTTGCCAAAAATAGCAGAGTTATATATCCTATTGCAGCAAGGTGCGGTGTTTTTGCAAAAACAGACATACAACCACTGCTCAATGAAGGTGCTGCTAAGGAGGATATAGCTGCTTCGGTATTTCAAGCGGTAGTAACCCAGACAATAAGCGGTCTGGCCTGCGGAAAGCCGATAACCGGAAATATTGCGTTTTTGGGAGGTCCCCTTTACTTTCTCTCTGAGCTTAGAAAAAGGTTTGAAATTACACTTGACTTGAAACCGGAAGAAGTTATTTTCCCTGATAATTCACAGCTTTTTGTAGCTGTAGGGGCAGCTATTTCATCAAAAGAATGTAAAACTATATCCTTTAAGGAAATAAAGAATAGACTTCCTGTATTAAACACGGCAACTGTACATGAGGTTGAGCGTTTGAATCCTCTATTCAGCTCACAAAAGGAATTGGATGACTTTAGAGAAAGACATGCACAGCAATCGGTTTCCGTTAAACCGCTCAAGGATTACGAAGGAGACTGTTTTCTAGGCATTGATGCCGGCTCCACGACAACAAAGGCGGTTTTAATTAATAATGAGGGAGAACTTCTCTACTCCTTCTACGGAAGTAATAAGGGAAGTCCCTTGAGTTCTGCTGTTAAAATATTACAAGATATCTATTCAAAATTGCCGGAAAATGTAAGGATTGTTAACTCAACCGTAACAGGCTACGGAGAAGGCTTGATAAAAGCAGGGTTGGGCGTAGATATCGGAGAAATTGAAACAATCGCACACTATAAGGCTGCAGATTTCTTTTTGCCGGGAGTAGATTTTATTCTTGATATCGGCGGTCAGGATATGAAATGCCTTAAAATAAAAGATGGAGTAATCGACAGTATTATGCTCAATGAGGCATGTTCCTCCGGGTGCGGGTCTTTCATTGAGACTTTTGCAAAGTCCCTTAATTTTTCCGTAGAGGAATTTGCCCAGCAGGCACTATTGGCTGAAAAGCCTGTTGACCTTGGTTCGAGATGTACTGTATTTATGAATTCAAGAGTTAAGCAGGCTCAAAAGGAAGGTGCTCAGGTTGGAGATATATCGGCAGGTTTATCCTATTCGGTAATAAAAAACGCACTGCATAAGGTTATCAAAATAAGAAACCCTAAGGAAATGGGCAAAAAGATAATTGTACAGGGAGGAACCTTCCTCAATGATGCTGTTCTAAGAAGCTTTGAACTCATATCAGAGAGAGAGGCCATAAGACCAAATATAGCGGGATTAATGGGAGCTTTTGGAGCTGCTCTCATAGCAAGGGAAAGGTATACCGGTAATAAATCTACTATTCTTACCAAGGAGAATATAGGAGACTTTGTTTTTGAAACTGAGCTTCAGAGATGTAAATTATGTAATAATAACTGTCTTCTCACTATCAATCAATTCAATGACGGGAGCAGATTTGTATCAGGAAACAGATGCGAAAGAGGTGCAGGTATTAAAAGTACTACGCAGGATGTACCTAATCTGTATGATTACAAATATAAAAGAATTTTTGGATATAAGCAAAACAATAAAGTTGTAAATAGCAGAGGAACAGTAGGAATACCACGTGTTCTGAACATGTACGAAAACTATCCGTTCTGGTTTACTTTTTTTGATGATTTAAAATTCAAGGTAGTATTGTCGCCTCATTCATCAAAGAAAATATACGAACTGGGCATTGAGACTATGCCTTCCGAATCGGTTTGTTACCCGGCTAAACTTGTACATGGTCATATTACGAGCCTTATAAATAGTAAGGTTGACTTTATTTTTTATCCTTCTTTACCATATGAGAAGGTTGAGGATAAGGAAGCCGACAATTATTATAACTGTCCCATTGTTACTTCATATCCTGAAGTAATTAAAAATAACATGGATATACTCCACACTAGCGGAGTAAAATTATTTAATCCATTTTTACCATACGACGACAAGGAGAAACTCACGCTTCGACTTTTTCAAGTACTGGGTAAAGAGTTCAACATTACTAAAGCTGAGGTAGAACAAGCAGTTGAAAAGGCATGGGCAGAAGAAGAAAAGGCGAGAGAAGATTTAAGGAAAAAAGGAGAAGAAACTCTTAAAAACTTGCAGGAAACAGGTAAAAAGGGTATAGTTCTTGCCGGAAGGCCGTATCATGTGGACCCTGAAATAAATCACGGAATTCCTCAGATAATAACGTCTTTTGGCTTTGCAGTCCTCACAGAGGACTCTGTAGCTCACCTTGGGAAAACAGAAAGGCCCCTCAGGGTTGTTGACCAGTGGAAATATCATACTCGTTTGTATGCCGCAGCAACTGTAGTAAAGGAGCATCCTGAACTTGAAATGATTCAGCTGAATTCTTTCGGCTGCGGACTGGATGCAGTTACAACAGATCAGGTACAGGAGATACTTCACTCAAATGACGAAATTTATACAGTACTAAAAATAGATGAGGGAAACAATCTGGGAGCGGCTAAAATCAGAATCAGATCCTTGGTCGCTGCTATTGATGAAAGGGATAAGAAAACAGTTATACATCATAATAAATCTGGCAGCTTTGAAAGAAAAGTATTTACCAAAGAAATGAGGAAAACACATACTATTCTTGCACCGCAGATGTCGCCTATACATTTTCAGTTTGTGGAGGCTGCTTTCAAAAAAGCCGGATATAATATCGTAGTGCTTCACGAGGTCGATAATGAAGCCATTGATGACGGATTAAAATATGTAAATAATGATGCTTGCTACCCGTCAATTATTGTTGTTGGACAGATTATACATGCACTTAAGTCAGGACAATATGATCCGGATAATACTTCTGTTCTGATTACTCAGACAGGTGGCGGTTGTCGTGCTACAAATTATATAGGCTTCCTTAAAAAGGCCCTCCTAGATGCAGGGATGGAGCAGATACCGGTTATATCTTTAAATGCTCTGGGGTTGGAAAAACAGCCGGGCTTCAAAATTTCATTAAAACTTCTGGACCTTGCATTTAAAGGACTTGTCTATGGAGATTTACTGATGAGGGTACTGTTTAGAGTTCGTCCTTATGAGAAAATCCCCGGTTCAGCAAACGAACTATATAAAAAATGGGCGGATGTTTGTATTAAGTCCATATACGATAATAAAAAGGGAAGCTTTAAGCGGAATATAAAGGAAATTATCAAGGACTTTGACGAGCTTGAGATAAATGATGTAGTGAAGCCGAGAGTTGGGCTGGTTGGTGAAATATTGGTTAAATTCCATCCAGATGCAAACAATAATGTAGTTGACGTTGTTGAAAAAGAGGGAGCAGAAGCAGTAATGCCAGATCTCATTGACTTTTTTCTTTACTGTGCATATGGCCCTAACTTCAAGCGAAAATACTTGTCAGGTTCTTTGAAAAGTCAGTTAGTAAATAACGCTGCCATAAGCTGGATAGAGTGGTATAGACGGCATTTGAAGAAATACCTTCGCAGAAGTAAGAGGTTTGATGCACCTCACTCGATATATCATCTCGCAAACAGTGCCTCGGAAATTCTTTCTCTGGGACACCAGACAGGGGAGGGCTGGTTTCTGACAGCTGAGATGATTGAGCTGATTAAGAGCGGAGCAGGAAATATTATATGTATGCAGCCATTTGCATGCCTTCCGAACCATGTAACTGGTAAAGGAATGATTAAGGAACTCCGCAGAAGATATCCAGAATCAAACATTGTTGCAGTCGACTATGACCCAGGTGCCAGCGAGGTTAATCAGCTTAACAGAATAAAGCTGATGATGTCTGTTGCCTTTAAGAATATGAGAGGGGAGACTGATTTGCAGGATAGCTATCAGACTCCTGAACAAGAGAAAAAGCAAGCGTAA
- the hemZ gene encoding coproporphyrinogen dehydrogenase HemZ yields MLIYNNVKKYFDYELEDVIKLFFTQNEIKKSDEPWDERSGAFLLCSMSYEDGNECFNISLKAKTFREIISLPCTDIVNSSDKLKVKEFKRILKRKLFLLLTRYTGKVIPWGILTGIRPAKLVNEFIDRNMTKSEILSVLKEDYFVTENKSRLLYEVAANQRELFADSRNNSISLYIGIPFCPTRCLYCSFSSSTIAQYKKMVDVYVDTLLKEIKHTALLMESKGLVAESIYIGGGTPTSLNERQLSRLLNGIEECIDMTYLREYTLEAGRPDTITIDTLKIIKNSRVSRISINPQTMNAKTLVRIGRLHKPEDVVKAFYAARDMGFDNINMDLICGLPGENVRMFDDTLRKIKQLNPDSLTVHTMAIKRASQLTREMENYSLETQYVDSASMVDMARICAKEMDLAPYYLYRQKNILGNLENVGYSRKGLECLYNIQIMEERQTILACGAGAVTKVIFPMNRIERSFNVKSVEEYIGRIDEMLERKANILIEENNRY; encoded by the coding sequence ATGTTAATTTACAACAATGTGAAAAAATATTTTGATTATGAACTTGAAGATGTAATAAAATTATTTTTTACTCAAAATGAAATAAAGAAATCCGATGAGCCTTGGGATGAGCGTTCCGGGGCATTTCTTTTATGTTCTATGTCTTATGAGGACGGAAACGAATGCTTTAATATAAGTTTGAAGGCTAAGACTTTTAGAGAGATTATAAGCCTTCCCTGCACAGATATAGTCAATTCATCGGATAAACTGAAAGTAAAAGAATTTAAAAGAATATTAAAAAGAAAATTATTTTTATTGCTCACCCGGTATACCGGAAAGGTTATTCCGTGGGGTATCTTGACAGGTATCAGGCCTGCAAAGCTTGTAAACGAGTTTATTGACCGGAATATGACAAAGAGTGAAATTCTCTCTGTTTTAAAGGAGGATTACTTTGTAACGGAAAATAAATCACGCCTTCTTTATGAGGTAGCAGCCAACCAAAGAGAACTTTTTGCAGATTCAAGGAATAACAGTATATCACTGTACATTGGTATTCCCTTTTGCCCTACCCGCTGTTTGTACTGTTCCTTTAGTTCAAGCACGATAGCACAATATAAAAAAATGGTTGACGTTTATGTGGATACACTTTTAAAAGAAATAAAGCATACAGCTTTGCTTATGGAATCAAAGGGGTTAGTGGCTGAAAGCATATATATTGGAGGGGGGACACCGACTTCCTTGAATGAACGGCAGCTAAGCCGTCTGCTTAATGGAATAGAAGAGTGTATTGATATGACATATCTTAGAGAATATACACTTGAGGCAGGCCGTCCTGATACCATAACTATTGATACGCTAAAGATTATTAAAAACAGTCGGGTATCAAGAATCAGTATAAACCCGCAGACAATGAATGCAAAAACCCTTGTAAGAATAGGCAGACTACATAAACCGGAAGATGTGGTCAAGGCTTTTTACGCTGCAAGGGATATGGGCTTCGATAATATAAATATGGATTTGATTTGTGGTTTGCCCGGAGAGAATGTCAGAATGTTTGATGACACACTAAGAAAAATAAAACAGTTGAATCCGGATAGTTTAACAGTTCATACAATGGCTATCAAAAGGGCATCACAACTTACAAGGGAAATGGAAAATTACAGTCTTGAAACCCAGTATGTTGATTCAGCCTCAATGGTTGATATGGCCAGAATATGTGCAAAAGAAATGGATTTGGCCCCATACTATCTTTATCGTCAGAAAAATATTCTCGGTAACCTGGAAAACGTAGGATATAGCCGGAAAGGCCTGGAATGCTTGTATAATATACAAATAATGGAAGAACGTCAGACGATTCTGGCCTGTGGAGCAGGAGCGGTTACAAAGGTAATTTTTCCTATGAACAGAATAGAAAGGTCATTTAACGTAAAAAGCGTAGAAGAATATATCGGTAGAATTGATGAAATGCTGGAACGTAAAGCCAACATTCTTATCGAAGAAAATAATAGATATTGA